The genomic interval ATTTAGCTCTGCATGCTCAGCCATCACCCGGGCCGCTGCCTGCAGTATGAGGTCATTGAGAGTCAACGAGGCAATCTCTGCTTTCAGCTGGGCGCGGGTCGCAAGCAGTGTGGTCGCATCGACATCGACCATCTGCACGATATGCGGGATAGTCTGCCAACTTTCTTGGGTGCGGCGAGCTGTGGTTTTACGAATGCCTGTCAGTGCGCGACGTTCGCGAACAGAGCGACCTACCGCCTCAACAACCACGGCTGGGGTCGTTCCTTTAGCGGCGATCGCTTTCTCAACATCGACCGCAGAAATGACGCCATCGGCACTCGAAGCAGTCACGGTTGCAAGGTCGATCCCGCGCTCAGCCGCAAGTTGTTTCGCCTTCGGCGAGGCAAGCACTTTCTTACTTCGCGTTGCGGTTTTCCCTGCCATTGATGGAGTCGGGGCTGATGGCGCAACTGTCACGGCTTGAGCGCCAATGGCAGCATCACCGATTTCACCGATAACGGTCCCGACACGCACTTCTTGTCATTCAGCAACAAGAATGTGGAGAACCCCACTCGCAGGGGCTTCGATCTCGAAGGTGGCTTTATCCGTCTCGATGGTGAGTAGCAACTGCCCGTGCTCGATCCGCTCACCGTCTTTGCGATGCCATTGTTGCACCGTCCCTTCGGTCATGGCTTGACCGAGTTTCGGCATCAACACTGGAGTGTTCGTCGTAGTGTTCGTTTCAGCCGACAATGTCTTTTACCGCCTTATAGATAGAATCAACCGAAGGAACGATATGATCGACCAGTTGCTGCGCTGTCGGGAGCGGCACGTCGGGAATCGCCAGTCGTTTGAACGGCTTATCGAGGTAAGGGAGGGCATGTTCGGCTAATATCGCCCCAATTTCTGCACCGACACCAAGCGTGCGATAGGCTTCTTCCACCACCAGGCATGCACCAGTCTTCTTCACTGACTCAATGATCGTGTCCTTGTCGAACGGATTGAGGGTCCGCGGATCAACGATCTCCACTTCAATGCCTTCTTTGCTGAGTTGTTCTGCTGCTTTCAGCGATCGTCGCAACATCTCTTGCCAGGCAACGATCGTGACGGCATCGCCCTCACGGCGAACGACGGCTTTACCAAACGGCGTGGTGTACTCACCGTCCGGGACTTCGCCGCGCATGGCATAGAGCAACTTGTGCTCAAAATACATCACCGGGTTATCCGAACGGATCGCAGCTTTCAGCAATCCTTTCGCATCTTCAGGGGTCGAAGGCACGGCACACAGCAACCCAGGCGCGTGCATGACGAACGCTTCAGGGCATGCAGAATGCTCTGGTCCGAAACCAGACCCGCCGGAAGGGCAACGAACAACAAGCGGTACGTTAAAGGCGCCACCGTGCATAAACCGCCACATCCCCGCTTTGAAAAATACTTCATCACCAGCAGTGAAAATAAAATCAGCAAATTGCAATTCGACAACTGGTCGGAGTCCCATCGTCGCGGCCCCAACTCCAGCACCGACCAGGACGTTATCAGAGATTGGCGTATCAAAGACCCGGTCTGACCCGAACTTCTCCAATAGCCCTTCCGTGACTTTGAAGATTCCACCCCACACGGCGACGTCTTGACCGTAGAGGATCACATCTTGATCACGGCGCATTTCTTCTTCAAGGGCTTGGTTGATTGCTTTGCTGTAGGTTATCGTTGGCATATGTCTTTCCTTGAAATTACCAATTGGAAACTAAATCAGACCTGAGAACATTCGTACACGTTACACTCCAGACGCCAAAGCGAGTCATTCTGAGCACAGCGAAGAATCCCTCCGAGAGACCCTTCGTTGCACTCAGGGTGACAGCGCGAGTGTACCAATCTTTCATGGTCCGATTTAGTGTCTGAGCTTTATGCACATCAAGTTTGGCTTTAGGCTCTGGGCTCTAGGATTCGGGGTATTTTGACAACGCAATCCTCAGAGTAGAGAGCTGCTTACCTAGCGAGTCCGTCTGCTTAACAAGATCATGATGTTATTCTGCGGAGCAGTACTTGAGTCGGAGTGTGATCTCAAGTTGCGTTTCAAGTTCAGCCAGAGAAGAACGAGCGATCGAGACATGGTGCATATATTCCTTCGTATATCCTCGCGTCTGTCCCTCCGCGATATTTGAAGGAATTGACACTGCAGCACGCTGCATTTGACTGGCAAGGCCGTATACTTCATGCTTAGGGAATCCTCGGGTCAGTAGACAAATTTTCTCCACCGAATCGATCGCAGCCTGCCAAACTCGCAAATCCCGAAAGCTCTTGATTACAGCCCTCTCCAGATTTCTTTCCATTTCTAGAGCCCAACTCCCAGAGCCCAGAGCCTGTTCCTAGGCATACAAGTCCTGCAACGCCGCCTCCGGCACGATCGGTGGGGCAGCTTTGACCGTCGCTACTGCAGCCTCAATCTGTCGTTGCGTATCTTCTTCAATCTGTTTCACCAGTGCATCAGTCAAAACACCGGCTTTCAGTAGCGTGTCTTGAAATTTGGGCAGTGGGTCTTTGGCGGTTAGGACCGTGGCTGCGTCTGAGCGATACTGTTGTTGGTCAGCCACATAGTGACCCATCAGGCGTGTGACT from Deltaproteobacteria bacterium carries:
- a CDS encoding alpha-ketoacid dehydrogenase subunit beta, producing the protein MPTITYSKAINQALEEEMRRDQDVILYGQDVAVWGGIFKVTEGLLEKFGSDRVFDTPISDNVLVGAGVGAATMGLRPVVELQFADFIFTAGDEVFFKAGMWRFMHGGAFNVPLVVRCPSGGSGFGPEHSACPEAFVMHAPGLLCAVPSTPEDAKGLLKAAIRSDNPVMYFEHKLLYAMRGEVPDGEYTTPFGKAVVRREGDAVTIVAWQEMLRRSLKAAEQLSKEGIEVEIVDPRTLNPFDKDTIIESVKKTGACLVVEEAYRTLGVGAEIGAILAEHALPYLDKPFKRLAIPDVPLPTAQQLVDHIVPSVDSIYKAVKDIVG
- a CDS encoding four helix bundle protein, giving the protein MKSFRDLRVWQAAIDSVEKICLLTRGFPKHEVYGLASQMQRAAVSIPSNIAEGQTRGYTKEYMHHVSIARSSLAELETQLEITLRLKYCSAE